In the Nicotiana tabacum cultivar K326 chromosome 16, ASM71507v2, whole genome shotgun sequence genome, one interval contains:
- the LOC107760466 gene encoding flavonoid 8-hydroxylase 1, chloroplastic, with amino-acid sequence MQAFKASSFTPFQVLNLNYSTRSFPKTIYDKPNLNIHPNNENPISCFPSIQSQNTKFKLFTAVSQSISTESRTPFDEETENENQEEKFDWYAEWYPIMPICDLDKRRPHGKKVMGIDVVVWWDRNEKEWKVMDDACPHRYAPLSEGRIDQWGRLQCVYHGWCFDGSGDCKFIPQAPRDGPPVHTSKRACATVYPSCVQNDILWFWPNSDPLYKGIYLKKRPPYIPELDDSSFSKSFMVRDISYGYELLIENLMDPAHVQYSHYGIMNVPQPPKSVKADREGGRPLDITVTKLDVNSITANQGPGRNTFIAPCVYYSLFAFGGNQGKTSAVSSGAVQEKPSTEKQKKALLVFICIPVSPGHSRIIFASPRNFATWADRIIPRWIFHLGQNLILDSDLYLLHVEEHKLKEIGPYNWHKACYMPTKADAIVVAFRRWLNKYAGGQVDWRAKYNGDLPPTPPREQLLDRYWTHTVNCTSCNFAYKGLNALEIILQIASIGMIGVVAAAKQGTLSMVTRYSLVSVALLCFVASRWLSHFIYKNFHFHDYDHAFR; translated from the exons ATGCAAGCTTTCAAAGCTTCTTCATTTACACCATTTCAAGTACTCAACTTGAACTACTCAACTAGATCATTTCCCAAAACCATATATGACAAACCAAACTTGAATATTCATCCAAATAATGAAAACCCCATTTCATGTTTTCCCTCAATTCAGAGCCAAAATACAAAATTCAAGCTTTTCACTGCTGTTTCTCAAAGTATCTCAACTGAATCAAGAACCCCATTTGATGAAGAAACTGAAAATGAAAACCAAGAAGAGAAATTTGATTGGTATGCTGAGTGGTATCCAATAATGCCAATTTGTGATCTTGATAAGAGGAGGCCACATGGGAAAAAAGTGATGGGAATAGATGTGGTGGTTTGGTGGGATAGAAATGAGAAAGAATGGAAAGTGATGGATGATGCTTGTCCACATAGATATGCTCCACTTTCTGAAGGAAGGATTGATCAGTGGGGGAGATTGCAGTGTGTGTATCATGGTtggtgttttgatggctctgGTGATTGCAAGTTTATTCCTCAAGCTCCAAGGGATGGCCCTCCG GTTCACACGTCCAAAAGAGCTTGTGCAACTGTTTATCCAAGTTGTGTGCAAAATGATATTCTTTGGTTTTGGCCAAATTCTGATCCTCTATACAAGGGCATATATCTGAAGAAAAGGCCTCCTTACATCCCTGAACTGGACGACAGCTCGTTTTCGAAATCTTTCATGGTCAGAGATATATCATATGG GTATGAGCTTCTGATTGAAAACCTTATGGACCCAGCTCATGTCCAATATTCACATTATGGCATAATGAATGTTCCACAACCTCCCAAAAG TGTGAAGGCTGATAGGGAAGGAGGAAGACCACTCGATATAACTGTCACGAAACTGGATGTAAATAGTATTACTGCAAACCAAGGACCTGGACGGAACACATTCATTGCACCTTGTGTGTATTATAGTCTTTTTGCTTTCGGAGGAAATCAGGGTAAAACGTCTGCTGTATCATCTGGAGCTGTACAG GAAAAACCTTCAactgagaagcagaaaaaagcaTTATTAGTTTTCATCTGTATTCCAGTTAGTCCAGGTCATAGCAGAATTATTTTTGCATCTCCAAGAAACTTTGCTACTTGGGCAGATCGAATAATTCCACGTTGGATATTTCACCTGGGGCAAAACCTAATTTTGGATTCAGATTTATATCTTCTTCATGTGGAG GAGCACAAGCTAAAGGAAATTGGTCCCTATAATTGGCATAAAGCTTGTTATATGCCAACCAAGGCAGATGCCATTGTTGTTGCTTTCAGAAGGTGGCTAAACAAATATGCAGGTGGCCAAGTTGATTGGCGCGCAAAGTACAACGGAGACCTCCCACCAACTCCTCCAAGGGAGCAGCTGCTGGACAG GTACTGGACTCATACGGTGAATTGCACAAGTTGCAATTTCGCATATAAAGGTCTCAATGCCCTTGAAATTATACTGCAGATCGCCTCAATTGGTATGATCGGAGTTGTTGCTGCAGCCAAGCAGGGTACGTTGTCTATGGTCACGAGGTATTCTTTGGTCTCCGTTGCATTACTATGCTTCGTGGCCTCGAGGTGGTTATCTCactttatatacaaaaatttccATTTCCACGACTACGACCATGCCTTCCGTTGA